One Kitasatospora sp. MAP12-44 DNA segment encodes these proteins:
- a CDS encoding TetR/AcrR family transcriptional regulator: MSNVPAAPATPRRDQIRREAARLFAARGFLGVGVDEIGKAVGISGPGLYRHFAGKDAMLADLLVGISERLLEEGRRRAGATPDPEAALDALISGHVEFALDDPDLITLHDRELLHLKEEDRRRVRRTQRGYLELWVEAVREAFPELAGPTAEPVARAAVHAVFGLLNSTPHSIGLRPAHADGQSDRGGLPRAEMAVLLHRLAQGAFTAAATAAAAAPAPSGADRSEPA, translated from the coding sequence ATGTCGAATGTCCCCGCCGCTCCCGCGACCCCGCGCCGTGACCAGATCCGCCGGGAGGCCGCCCGCCTCTTCGCCGCCCGCGGCTTCCTCGGCGTGGGTGTCGACGAGATCGGCAAGGCGGTGGGCATCAGCGGCCCGGGCCTCTACCGGCACTTCGCGGGCAAGGACGCGATGCTCGCCGACCTGCTGGTCGGCATCAGCGAGCGGCTACTGGAGGAGGGTCGTCGGCGGGCCGGAGCCACGCCGGACCCCGAGGCCGCCCTGGACGCGCTGATCAGCGGGCATGTCGAGTTCGCGCTCGATGACCCCGACCTCATCACGCTGCACGACCGTGAGCTGCTCCACCTCAAGGAGGAGGACCGCCGGCGGGTGCGGCGCACCCAGCGCGGCTATCTGGAGCTCTGGGTCGAGGCGGTCCGGGAGGCGTTCCCGGAGCTGGCCGGTCCGACGGCCGAGCCGGTCGCCCGGGCGGCCGTGCACGCGGTGTTCGGGCTGCTGAACTCCACCCCGCACAGCATCGGCCTGCGCCCGGCCCACGCCGACGGCCAGTCGGACCGGGGCGGCCTGCCCCGGGCGGAGATGGCCGTGCTGCTGCACCGCCTGGCGCAGGGCGCGTTCACCGCCGCGGCCACGGCCGCGGCCGCTGCCCCCGCTCCGTCCGGGGCTGACCGGTCCGAGCCCGCCTGA
- a CDS encoding carboxyl transferase domain-containing protein, whose product MALSTPGFATHPLEAGHTTGSGAQPTSAAPAPRLRSAADPGSAAFQANTEAHQALVTELRSKLAAAALGGGAKARDRHTARGKLLPRDRVDTLLDPGSPFLEISALAADGLYDGAAPAAGVIAGIGRVAGREVMVVANDATVKGGTYYPMTVKKHLRAQEVALENRLPCVYLVDSGGAFLPMQDEVFPDRDHFGRIFYNQARLSAAGIPQIAAVLGSCTAGGAYVPAMSDQAVIVRNQGTIFLGGPPLVKAATGEIVTAEELGGGELHSRTSGVTDHLAEDDAHALSIVRTIVDGLGPRAARPWPVTPVEPPAVDPAGLYGAVPVDPRTPYDVREVISRLVDGSRFAEFKAEYGATLVTGFARIHGHPVGIVANNGVLFAESALKGAHFIELCDQRGIPLVFLQNITGFMVGRQYEAGGIAKHGAKMVTAVACTRVPKLTVVIGGSYGAGNYSMCGRAYSPRFLWMWPGAKISVMGGEQASSVLATVRRDQFEARGEDWPAEAEEEFKRPVREQYERQGNAYYATARLWDDGVIDPMDTRTVLGLALTACSNAPLPAPAPYGVFRM is encoded by the coding sequence ATGGCCCTGTCGACACCCGGCTTCGCCACTCATCCGCTGGAGGCCGGCCACACCACTGGGTCCGGCGCGCAGCCGACCTCGGCCGCGCCCGCGCCCCGGTTGCGGTCCGCCGCGGACCCCGGTTCGGCCGCTTTCCAGGCGAACACCGAGGCGCACCAGGCGCTGGTCACCGAGCTGCGGAGCAAGCTGGCGGCCGCGGCGCTCGGCGGCGGTGCCAAGGCCCGCGACCGGCACACCGCGCGCGGCAAGCTGCTGCCCCGCGACCGGGTGGACACGCTGCTCGACCCGGGCTCGCCGTTCCTGGAGATCAGCGCACTGGCCGCCGACGGTCTGTACGACGGCGCCGCGCCGGCGGCCGGCGTGATCGCCGGGATCGGGCGGGTGGCCGGCCGCGAGGTGATGGTGGTCGCCAACGACGCCACGGTCAAGGGCGGCACCTACTACCCGATGACCGTGAAGAAGCACCTGCGGGCGCAGGAGGTGGCGCTGGAGAACCGGCTGCCCTGCGTCTACCTGGTGGACTCCGGCGGCGCCTTCCTGCCGATGCAGGACGAGGTGTTCCCCGACCGCGACCACTTCGGCCGGATCTTCTACAACCAGGCCCGGCTCTCGGCGGCCGGCATCCCGCAGATCGCGGCCGTGCTCGGCTCGTGCACCGCGGGCGGCGCGTACGTCCCGGCGATGAGCGACCAGGCGGTGATCGTCCGCAACCAGGGCACCATCTTCCTCGGCGGCCCGCCGCTGGTGAAGGCGGCCACCGGCGAGATCGTCACGGCCGAGGAGCTCGGTGGCGGCGAACTGCACTCCCGCACCTCGGGGGTGACCGACCACCTGGCCGAGGACGACGCGCACGCGCTGTCCATCGTGCGCACCATCGTGGACGGGCTCGGCCCGCGCGCCGCCCGGCCGTGGCCGGTGACGCCGGTCGAGCCGCCCGCGGTCGATCCGGCGGGACTGTACGGTGCCGTGCCGGTGGACCCGCGCACGCCGTACGACGTCCGCGAGGTGATCTCCCGGCTGGTGGACGGCAGCAGGTTCGCCGAGTTCAAGGCCGAGTACGGCGCCACCCTGGTGACCGGCTTCGCCCGGATCCACGGCCACCCGGTCGGGATCGTCGCCAACAACGGCGTGCTGTTCGCGGAGTCCGCGCTCAAGGGTGCCCACTTCATCGAGCTCTGCGACCAGCGCGGTATCCCGCTGGTCTTCCTGCAGAACATCACCGGCTTCATGGTCGGCCGCCAGTACGAGGCAGGCGGCATCGCCAAGCACGGCGCCAAGATGGTCACCGCTGTCGCCTGTACCCGGGTGCCGAAGCTGACCGTGGTGATCGGAGGCTCGTACGGGGCCGGCAACTACTCGATGTGCGGCCGGGCCTACTCGCCGCGCTTCCTGTGGATGTGGCCGGGCGCGAAGATCTCGGTGATGGGCGGTGAGCAGGCCTCCTCCGTGCTGGCCACCGTGCGCCGCGACCAGTTCGAAGCGCGTGGCGAGGACTGGCCCGCCGAGGCCGAGGAGGAGTTCAAGCGCCCCGTCCGCGAGCAGTACGAGCGGCAGGGCAACGCGTACTACGCCACCGCCCGGCTCTGGGACGACGGCGTGATCGACCCGATGGACACCCGGACGGTGCTCGGCCTCGCCCTGACCGCCTGTTCCAACGCTCCGCTGCCCGCACCCGCGCCGTACGGCGTGTTCCGGATGTGA
- a CDS encoding biotin carboxylase N-terminal domain-containing protein, which yields MFDTVLVANRGEIAVRVIRTLRRLSVRSVAVYSDADADARHVREADVAVRLGPADRSDSSAAETYLRGDQIIAAALRTGAQAVHPGYGFLAENPGFARACAEAGLVFIGPPAEAVELMGDKINAKEAVRAVGVPVVPGSRAGAASDEELALAADEIGYPVLIKPSAGGGGKGMRLVHDPAELPTELAGARRLARTAFGDDTLLLERWIDRPRHIEVQVLADVHGTTVHLGERECSLQRRHQKLIEEAPSVLLDPQTRAAMGAAAVRAAEACGYTGAGTVEFIVPGGGETAPGEVRDFFFMEMNTRLQVEHPVTELAIAIGSAAGPGAPGPERLDLVEWQLRVAAGESLSFAQSDISFLGHAIEARICAEDPARDFLPTGGRILLLDEPHGEGIRVDSGLTAGTSITSAYDPMLAKVIAYGPDRATALLRLRAALADTRILGLTTNAGFLRRLLAHPEVVAGRLDTGLVERAAQENPALLTDHHDRADSGTEAAPVRAEAPDAVYFAAALAQHLRLAPAATSDGWADPFALPSGWRLAGEPAWTTHRLRISGHDPVSVLVRPVSAATVIEGTDNSSETFSELQVRLADGPIRRARATLGATDLSLTIDGLRITLAHATDNSPSPTAAGPVIWLGIDGDSWAVHPYDPVADRSTTADAHHGALTAPMPGTVTVVKAAVGDQVRRGQPLLVLEAMKMEHVITAPHDGTVSELPVGAGATVAMEQLLAVVLPVEDAEAEEVAA from the coding sequence ATGTTCGACACCGTTCTGGTCGCCAATCGCGGCGAGATCGCCGTCCGGGTGATCCGCACCCTGCGACGGCTCAGCGTCCGGTCGGTCGCCGTGTACAGCGACGCCGACGCCGATGCCCGGCACGTCCGCGAGGCGGACGTCGCCGTCCGGCTGGGGCCGGCCGACCGCAGCGACAGCAGCGCCGCCGAGACCTACCTGCGAGGCGATCAGATCATCGCCGCCGCCCTGCGCACCGGCGCGCAGGCCGTCCACCCCGGGTACGGCTTCCTTGCCGAGAACCCCGGCTTCGCCCGCGCCTGCGCCGAAGCCGGACTGGTCTTCATCGGCCCGCCCGCCGAGGCGGTCGAGCTGATGGGCGACAAGATCAACGCCAAGGAGGCCGTCCGCGCGGTCGGCGTCCCGGTGGTACCCGGCAGCCGCGCCGGCGCGGCGAGCGACGAGGAACTCGCCCTGGCCGCCGACGAGATCGGCTACCCGGTGCTGATCAAGCCGTCGGCCGGCGGCGGCGGCAAGGGCATGCGCCTGGTCCACGACCCGGCCGAGCTGCCTACCGAGCTCGCGGGAGCCCGCCGGCTCGCCCGGACCGCGTTCGGCGACGACACCCTGCTGCTGGAGCGCTGGATCGACCGGCCCCGGCACATCGAGGTACAGGTACTGGCGGACGTCCACGGGACGACCGTGCACCTCGGCGAGCGGGAGTGCAGTCTCCAGCGCCGTCATCAGAAGCTCATCGAAGAGGCACCCTCCGTTCTGCTCGACCCGCAGACGCGGGCCGCGATGGGGGCCGCCGCCGTCCGTGCGGCGGAGGCCTGCGGCTACACCGGTGCAGGCACGGTGGAGTTCATCGTGCCCGGCGGCGGCGAGACCGCGCCCGGCGAGGTCCGGGACTTCTTCTTCATGGAGATGAACACCCGCCTGCAGGTGGAGCACCCGGTCACCGAACTGGCCATCGCGATCGGGTCGGCGGCCGGGCCGGGTGCACCGGGCCCGGAGCGCCTCGACCTCGTCGAGTGGCAGTTGCGGGTGGCCGCGGGTGAGTCGTTGTCGTTCGCCCAGTCGGATATCTCCTTCCTTGGTCACGCCATCGAGGCCCGGATCTGCGCCGAGGACCCCGCTCGCGACTTCCTGCCGACCGGTGGCCGGATCCTGCTGCTCGACGAGCCGCACGGCGAGGGCATCCGGGTCGACTCCGGCCTCACCGCGGGCACCTCCATCACCAGCGCCTACGACCCGATGCTGGCGAAGGTCATCGCCTACGGACCGGACCGCGCGACGGCACTGCTGCGGCTGCGCGCCGCCCTCGCGGACACCCGGATCCTCGGACTGACCACCAACGCCGGCTTCCTGCGCAGGCTGCTCGCCCACCCCGAGGTGGTCGCCGGCCGACTCGACACCGGTCTGGTCGAACGGGCCGCCCAGGAGAACCCCGCGCTCCTGACCGACCACCACGACCGCGCCGACAGCGGTACGGAGGCCGCGCCGGTCCGAGCTGAGGCACCGGACGCCGTCTACTTCGCTGCGGCACTCGCGCAGCACCTGCGGCTCGCCCCCGCCGCCACCAGCGACGGCTGGGCCGATCCCTTCGCACTCCCCTCGGGTTGGCGGTTGGCCGGCGAGCCGGCCTGGACCACGCACCGACTCCGGATCTCCGGGCACGACCCGGTGTCGGTTCTCGTACGACCTGTCAGTGCCGCCACCGTAATCGAGGGCACTGACAATTCCTCAGAAACCTTCTCCGAACTGCAGGTTCGCCTGGCTGACGGACCGATCCGCCGGGCCCGCGCCACACTCGGCGCCACGGATCTGTCACTCACCATCGACGGCCTGCGAATCACGCTCGCACACGCCACTGACAACTCCCCCTCGCCGACCGCCGCCGGTCCGGTGATCTGGCTCGGCATCGACGGCGACAGCTGGGCGGTACACCCCTACGACCCGGTGGCCGACCGCAGCACCACCGCCGACGCCCACCACGGGGCACTCACCGCGCCGATGCCGGGCACCGTCACCGTGGTCAAGGCCGCGGTCGGCGACCAGGTCCGGCGCGGCCAGCCGCTGCTGGTCCTGGAGGCCATGAAGATGGAACACGTGATCACCGCTCCGCACGACGGCACGGTCAGTGAACTGCCCGTCGGCGCCGGCGCCACCGTCGCCATGGAGCAGCTGCTCGCCGTCGTCCTCCCGGTGGAGGACGCCGAGGCCGAGGAGGTGGCGGCGTGA
- a CDS encoding acyl-CoA dehydrogenase family protein, with the protein MDHRLDSEYEELRRTVAEFANDVVAPTIGEYYEREEFPYEIVKEMGRMGLFGLPFPEEYGGMGGDYFALCLALEELARVDSSVAITLEAGVSLGAMPIFRYGTEEQKREWLPRLASGEILGAFGLTEPEGGSDAGATRTTARFDEATREWVINGTKCFITNSGTDITGLVTVTALTEPTARSSEGGSEPSSKREISSIIVPVGTPGFQVSKKYSKVGWNASDTRELSFTDCRVPEANLLGQQGRGYAQFLRILDEGRIAIAALSTGLAQGCVDQSLSYAATRRAFGRPIGANQVIQFKIADMETRAHMSRLAWRDAASRLLLAEPFKREAAIAKLYSSEAAVDNAREATQIHGGYGFMNEYPVARFWRDSKILEIGEGTSEVQRMLIARDLGM; encoded by the coding sequence ATCGACCACCGACTTGATTCCGAGTACGAGGAACTGCGGCGCACGGTCGCCGAGTTCGCCAACGATGTGGTCGCCCCGACGATCGGCGAGTACTACGAGCGCGAGGAGTTCCCGTACGAGATCGTCAAGGAGATGGGACGGATGGGCCTCTTCGGCCTGCCCTTCCCCGAGGAGTACGGCGGCATGGGCGGGGACTACTTCGCGCTCTGCCTCGCGCTGGAGGAACTCGCGCGCGTCGACTCGTCGGTGGCCATCACCCTGGAGGCCGGCGTCTCGCTTGGCGCCATGCCGATCTTCCGCTACGGCACGGAGGAGCAGAAGCGCGAGTGGCTGCCCCGGCTCGCGTCGGGCGAGATCCTGGGCGCCTTCGGCCTGACCGAGCCGGAGGGCGGCTCGGACGCGGGCGCCACCCGCACCACGGCACGCTTCGACGAGGCCACCCGGGAGTGGGTGATCAACGGGACGAAGTGCTTCATCACCAACTCCGGCACCGACATCACCGGCCTGGTGACCGTCACCGCACTGACCGAACCGACCGCTCGTTCGAGTGAAGGCGGCTCCGAGCCCTCGTCAAAGCGGGAGATCTCCTCCATCATCGTGCCTGTCGGCACCCCCGGGTTCCAGGTGTCGAAGAAGTACTCCAAGGTCGGGTGGAACGCATCCGACACCCGTGAACTGTCCTTCACCGACTGCCGAGTCCCCGAAGCCAACCTCCTCGGCCAACAGGGCCGGGGTTACGCCCAGTTCCTGCGGATCCTCGACGAGGGCCGCATCGCGATCGCAGCACTGTCCACGGGTCTGGCCCAGGGCTGCGTCGACCAGTCCCTCAGCTACGCCGCGACCCGGCGCGCCTTCGGGCGGCCGATCGGGGCCAACCAGGTCATCCAGTTCAAGATTGCCGACATGGAGACGCGTGCCCACATGTCACGCCTCGCCTGGCGGGACGCAGCCTCCCGGTTGCTGCTCGCCGAACCCTTCAAGAGGGAGGCAGCCATCGCGAAGCTCTACTCCTCCGAGGCGGCCGTCGACAACGCCCGCGAAGCCACCCAGATCCACGGCGGGTACGGCTTCATGAACGAGTACCCGGTCGCCCGCTTCTGGCGCGACTCGAAGATCCTGGAGATCGGAGAGGGCACCTCCGAGGTCCAGCGGATGCTCATCGCCCGCGACTTGGGCATGTAG
- a CDS encoding HAD family hydrolase — translation MPLLLLDLDNTLLPRDSAFQAWAKGFLSEYKLPPTEVDWLSTIDGGGYVPRSTVLGAAKRRYGLDLSMEFLLAHYRRGINSHIACPSSHIEALSSARTAGWMLAIVSNGGTGPQLEKIRRTGLAALVDAWVVSEEAGCAKPDPLIFEIAAQRCGISLSTDWTAQTWMVGDHAPADIAGAAAAGIRNVWLHHGRPWPELGYRPTLSARDVPEAVRMILAASSAQEPTDHQALGPDSNEARRTPPAGRTAAARGAAPLGPFSAPSAPSAPLGTPSTPWTGPAATATPVAVG, via the coding sequence ATGCCGTTGCTGCTGCTCGATCTCGACAACACCCTGCTCCCACGCGATTCCGCTTTCCAGGCCTGGGCCAAGGGCTTCCTGAGCGAATACAAGCTCCCGCCGACCGAAGTCGACTGGCTCTCGACCATCGACGGCGGCGGATACGTACCCCGCAGCACGGTGCTGGGCGCCGCAAAGCGCAGATACGGCCTGGACCTGTCCATGGAATTCCTCCTCGCCCACTATCGACGAGGCATCAACTCCCATATCGCCTGCCCGAGTTCCCACATCGAGGCGCTCAGTTCGGCCCGGACCGCCGGGTGGATGCTGGCCATCGTCAGCAACGGGGGCACCGGCCCCCAGCTGGAGAAGATCCGACGCACCGGACTCGCCGCGCTGGTCGACGCGTGGGTGGTCTCCGAGGAGGCGGGCTGCGCCAAGCCGGACCCGCTGATCTTCGAGATCGCGGCCCAGCGCTGCGGGATCTCACTGTCGACCGACTGGACGGCACAAACCTGGATGGTCGGCGACCACGCCCCCGCCGACATCGCCGGTGCCGCAGCCGCCGGGATCCGGAACGTATGGCTGCACCACGGCCGCCCCTGGCCGGAGCTGGGCTACCGGCCGACCCTGAGCGCCCGCGACGTCCCGGAGGCAGTGCGCATGATCCTGGCGGCGAGCAGCGCACAGGAGCCCACCGATCACCAGGCGCTCGGACCGGACAGCAACGAAGCGCGACGGACGCCGCCGGCCGGGCGTACCGCGGCCGCACGGGGAGCGGCACCGCTGGGCCCGTTCAGCGCACCGTCCGCACCGTCCGCACCGCTCGGTACGCCGAGTACGCCGTGGACTGGCCCGGCCGCTACCGCCACACCTGTCGCGGTCGGCTGA
- the orn gene encoding oligoribonuclease produces MNDRLVWIDCEMTGLDLDRDALIEVAALVTDSELNILGEGVDIVIRPPDEALVTMPEVVRTMHTSSGLLTELAGGVTLAEAEKLVLDYIREYAPEPGKTPLCGNSVATDRGFLSRDMPSLEKHLHYRIVDVSSIKELARRWYPRAYYNSPQKGGSHRALADIRESIAELRYYREAVFVPAPGPDTETARAIAAKHQLPSA; encoded by the coding sequence GTGAATGACCGTTTGGTGTGGATCGACTGTGAAATGACCGGCCTGGACCTCGATCGGGATGCCCTGATCGAGGTCGCCGCGCTGGTTACCGACTCCGAGCTCAACATCCTCGGCGAGGGTGTGGACATCGTGATCCGCCCGCCGGACGAGGCCCTGGTGACGATGCCGGAGGTGGTGCGCACCATGCACACCTCCTCCGGCCTGCTCACCGAGCTCGCCGGCGGGGTCACGCTGGCCGAGGCCGAGAAGCTGGTGCTCGATTACATCCGGGAGTACGCCCCGGAACCCGGCAAGACCCCGCTGTGCGGCAACTCCGTCGCCACCGACCGCGGATTCCTCTCCCGTGACATGCCGTCCCTGGAGAAGCACCTGCACTACCGGATCGTGGACGTCTCCTCGATCAAGGAACTGGCCCGCCGCTGGTATCCGCGGGCCTACTACAACAGCCCCCAGAAGGGCGGCAGCCACCGGGCGTTGGCGGATATCCGCGAGAGCATCGCCGAACTGCGCTACTACCGCGAGGCGGTGTTCGTCCCGGCCCCAGGGCCGGACACCGAGACCGCGCGGGCCATCGCCGCCAAGCACCAGCTCCCCTCGGCCTGA
- a CDS encoding DUF4442 domain-containing protein: MSRMTTPTIGQLLDATVPMARTLKLVYLETTPERAVLQLPDQPEYHNHVGGPHAGAMFTLAESASGCIVLAAFSDLLSRAVPLAVKAEIAYKKLAKGVVTATAVLDRPAADIIAELDAGQRPEFPVTVEITREDGAVTGIMTVLWTLRPNS, translated from the coding sequence ATGTCTCGCATGACCACACCCACGATCGGCCAGCTGCTGGACGCCACCGTCCCGATGGCCCGCACCCTCAAGCTCGTCTACCTGGAGACGACCCCCGAGCGCGCCGTGCTGCAGCTCCCCGACCAGCCGGAGTACCACAACCACGTGGGCGGACCGCACGCCGGCGCGATGTTCACGCTGGCCGAGTCGGCCAGCGGCTGCATCGTGCTCGCGGCCTTCAGCGACCTGCTCTCGCGGGCCGTTCCGCTCGCGGTCAAGGCGGAGATCGCCTACAAGAAGCTGGCGAAGGGCGTCGTCACCGCGACCGCGGTGCTGGACCGTCCGGCCGCCGACATCATCGCGGAGCTGGACGCGGGCCAGCGCCCGGAGTTCCCGGTCACCGTGGAGATCACCCGTGAGGACGGCGCGGTCACCGGGATCATGACGGTGCTCTGGACGCTCCGCCCCAACTCCTGA
- a CDS encoding fused MFS/spermidine synthase, translated as MGRDRRASRGPRSTSTDDASAAPGSGDTTAAGPVGGVRTRRTDTGLAELVPDRDRPQAWSLLLDGAPQSHVDLADPTRLDFEYQRRLGHVADLAGPPGKPIRALHLGGGALTLARYVAATRPRSRQQVAELDAALTEWVRAELPLQQGWQIKVRGADARAVLDRAPEGAAELVIADVFSGARVPAHCTTAEFATLAARALAPGGLYAVNIADGGALPFARSQVATLLSVFPEVLLIADPAVLRGKRFGNLILVAGQEPLPVAELTRRTASDAALGRVESGRALADFTGGAAVATDAVAAPSPTPPAGVFRTAGR; from the coding sequence ATGGGACGAGACCGACGAGCCTCCCGCGGGCCGCGCAGCACCAGCACCGACGACGCTTCCGCCGCTCCTGGCAGCGGCGACACCACGGCCGCCGGCCCGGTCGGCGGCGTCCGTACCCGCCGCACCGACACCGGCCTCGCCGAGCTCGTCCCCGACCGTGATCGGCCGCAGGCCTGGTCACTGCTGCTCGACGGCGCTCCGCAGTCACATGTCGATCTGGCCGATCCCACCCGTCTCGACTTCGAGTACCAGCGCCGCCTGGGCCATGTCGCGGATCTCGCCGGACCGCCCGGCAAGCCGATCCGCGCCCTCCACCTCGGTGGCGGCGCGCTCACACTCGCCCGCTACGTCGCCGCCACTCGCCCGCGCTCGCGCCAGCAGGTGGCCGAGCTGGACGCCGCGCTGACGGAGTGGGTCCGCGCCGAACTCCCCTTGCAGCAGGGCTGGCAGATCAAGGTCCGCGGCGCCGACGCCCGCGCGGTGCTCGACCGTGCCCCCGAGGGGGCGGCGGAGCTGGTCATCGCGGACGTCTTCTCCGGCGCCAGGGTCCCCGCGCACTGCACGACCGCGGAGTTCGCCACCCTGGCCGCCCGCGCGCTCGCCCCCGGCGGGCTCTACGCCGTCAACATCGCGGACGGCGGCGCGCTGCCCTTCGCCCGGTCCCAGGTGGCCACACTGCTGTCGGTCTTCCCCGAGGTGCTGCTGATTGCCGATCCGGCCGTGCTGCGCGGCAAGCGGTTCGGCAACCTGATCCTGGTGGCCGGACAGGAGCCGCTGCCGGTGGCTGAGTTGACCCGCCGAACGGCCTCGGACGCGGCGCTCGGCCGAGTCGAGTCCGGGCGCGCGCTGGCCGACTTCACGGGTGGCGCGGCGGTGGCCACGGATGCCGTCGCGGCGCCCTCGCCCACCCCGCCGGCCGGCGTCTTCCGCACTGCCGGGAGGTGA
- a CDS encoding tetratricopeptide repeat protein, translated as MAATAPAAPTPNAAMRELRGNLSPAEFAMAIRRAARGIGEHVSCDARYVGRVEAGEIRCPNYAYERVFRHMWPDRSLEDLGFVPRTAVRRQPPSRRPAPPEPHHLDEENDDVRRRTFLNGGPTALAAVLGLDTPARAATGYPVFPRQRGAGAGKVGSADVRVVEQAVRDIRLADDLHGADTLFEQAGESLRRAYLLLNEGDYSPGTERRLQSTAGELAISVGWLAHDSNRLADARSFYAEALATARMADDTALEAHVFCNSAFLARDAGRPREALRAAQAGQSAARRLDSDRLLSLLAMREAGAWAVLQDRPAFERALVRARVLFERGDCEADPEWMSFYGEAELAGLEAQCWSSLGEWDRASEQAGLAMALQEPHFVRNRALYTAELAHDRLGRGDLAGAAEYGSAAVGLLNGVRSARIRGMLAGTAVRLREHASVSEVRVFLAGYDAALVA; from the coding sequence ATGGCAGCCACCGCCCCCGCCGCGCCGACCCCCAACGCCGCCATGCGCGAGCTACGCGGCAACCTCTCCCCCGCGGAGTTCGCCATGGCGATCCGCCGGGCCGCCCGGGGTATCGGCGAGCACGTGTCCTGCGACGCCCGGTACGTCGGGCGGGTGGAGGCCGGCGAGATCCGCTGCCCCAACTACGCCTACGAGCGGGTATTCCGCCACATGTGGCCGGACCGGTCGCTGGAGGACCTCGGCTTCGTGCCCCGGACGGCCGTCCGGCGGCAGCCGCCCAGCCGACGTCCCGCGCCGCCCGAGCCGCACCACCTCGACGAGGAGAACGACGACGTGCGTCGCCGTACGTTCCTGAACGGCGGTCCCACCGCCCTGGCCGCCGTGCTCGGTCTCGACACGCCGGCCCGAGCCGCGACCGGCTACCCCGTCTTCCCACGCCAGCGCGGCGCGGGCGCCGGAAAAGTCGGCTCGGCCGACGTCCGGGTCGTCGAGCAGGCTGTCCGGGACATCCGGTTGGCCGACGACCTGCACGGCGCCGACACCCTGTTCGAGCAGGCCGGGGAGTCGCTGCGCAGGGCCTACCTGCTGCTCAACGAGGGCGACTACTCGCCCGGCACCGAGCGCCGCCTGCAGTCCACGGCCGGCGAGCTGGCCATCTCGGTCGGCTGGCTGGCGCACGACTCGAACCGGCTGGCGGACGCCCGCTCGTTCTACGCCGAGGCGCTGGCCACCGCCCGGATGGCCGACGACACCGCGCTGGAGGCGCACGTCTTCTGCAACAGCGCCTTCCTGGCCCGGGACGCCGGCCGGCCCCGCGAGGCGCTGCGAGCCGCCCAGGCCGGCCAGAGCGCGGCCCGCCGGCTGGACTCCGACCGCCTGCTCTCGCTGCTCGCGATGCGCGAGGCCGGCGCCTGGGCGGTGCTCCAGGACCGCCCCGCCTTCGAGCGCGCCCTGGTCCGCGCCCGCGTCCTCTTCGAGCGCGGCGACTGCGAGGCCGACCCGGAGTGGATGTCCTTCTACGGCGAGGCCGAGCTCGCCGGCCTGGAGGCGCAGTGCTGGTCCTCGCTGGGCGAGTGGGACCGGGCCAGCGAGCAGGCGGGGCTGGCCATGGCGCTGCAGGAACCGCACTTCGTCCGCAACCGCGCGCTCTACACCGCCGAGTTGGCGCACGACCGGCTCGGCCGCGGCGACCTGGCCGGAGCCGCCGAGTACGGCTCGGCCGCGGTCGGCCTGCTCAACGGCGTCCGGTCGGCCCGGATCCGCGGCATGCTGGCCGGCACCGCGGTGAGGCTGCGCGAGCACGCGTCGGTCAGCGAGGTGCGGGTCTTCCTGGCCGGCTACGACGCTGCGCTGGTGGCCTAG
- a CDS encoding histidine phosphatase family protein — protein sequence MPARLILVRHGETAWSASGQHTGRTDIPLTDEGRAMARALGARLQAAPWNGLPGALVLTSPLSRAKETCELAGFGDRAIERPELMEWDYGAYEGRTGTEIRETDKSDWLIWRDGVPGGEKLSEVAARVDSLLADINEEHGTPHPETTTMHCADRDVMVFAHGHLLRVLASRWLGQAPEFAQRLKLGTAALSVLSWEYGLPAVEVWNDLSHLDTLS from the coding sequence ATGCCCGCACGTCTGATCCTCGTCCGCCACGGCGAGACCGCCTGGTCCGCGAGCGGCCAGCACACCGGCCGCACCGACATCCCGCTCACCGACGAAGGCCGCGCGATGGCCCGCGCGCTCGGCGCCCGGCTGCAGGCCGCGCCCTGGAACGGCCTGCCCGGCGCCCTGGTGCTCACCAGCCCGCTCTCCCGCGCCAAGGAGACCTGCGAGCTGGCCGGCTTCGGCGACCGCGCCATCGAGCGGCCCGAACTGATGGAGTGGGACTACGGCGCCTACGAGGGCCGCACCGGTACGGAGATCCGGGAGACCGACAAGTCCGACTGGCTGATCTGGCGCGACGGGGTGCCCGGCGGCGAGAAGCTCTCCGAGGTGGCCGCGCGGGTGGACAGCCTGCTCGCCGACATCAACGAGGAGCACGGCACCCCGCACCCCGAGACCACCACCATGCACTGCGCCGACCGCGACGTGATGGTCTTCGCCCACGGCCACCTGCTGCGCGTACTGGCCTCCCGCTGGCTCGGCCAGGCACCCGAGTTCGCCCAGCGCCTCAAACTGGGCACGGCCGCACTCTCGGTGCTCTCCTGGGAGTACGGACTGCCCGCGGTGGAGGTCTGGAACGACCTCAGCCACCTGGACACCCTGAGCTAG